CCTACATTGTGGTAAATGGTGCCGTCTGTCTAGTTGTCGACGGTGAAGGAATAGGCGGTACTGGACAGGATTTAAGGAAAAAAGAAGTCATTTCTTACAAGTTTTGTTGATTTATTAAAGACTAATTAAGATTATCTACTTTTATTTAAAACTATGGCTTCATCAGATGTTGCGCGGCATCCGGTGAGCATTCTTTTGTTATTGTGTGTTACAGAACATTATTCTTGATAGTTGAACAGGGAGTGTCCCCGAGGCTATTCCAAACTTAGCTAAAAGCCCCCTAACTTCTTACAAGTTTTCGAgaaatacattattattattattctacagCGTTGCTGGAATTTCCTTGGGCATATATTTAACTGTTGTGCTTGTATACATTTTCTTTGAAAGAGACTTGTTGTAGTTAGTCCAAAGTAATGCACAGAGAgacctagctagctagctagcaccAGCTAGGTGTTTACATTACTTTAGGAAAAACTTCTGTAGAGTTTCTAGCAAAACAAGCCACATGTTGTTTAAAATGCTAAATTAAACAAGGGTTATGTTATAACACGTTGCTTTACAAAGTTATGTAGGTTACACAATCAATGTGGCATTCTCCTTAACTCGTTTTGATACATTTAAATGGTAGAtgccatttttatttataaaattaacAGTTTTAGCAGTAAAATATTTGTTTAAGGACATGCGCattaaatcttttgattaaaagGAAATGGCTTTCAAGCTGTGTAGGACTGACACCCAAGAACTTTCAAAaaagcgtgtgtgtgtctgtgtgtgtgtgtctgtgtgtgtgtgtctgtgtgtgtgtgtgtgtgttatgtgaaaacatatttttgcagcatctcaatgattgcctttTTTTGTGCAATTTAATTCACAGGATAAAGGAACCCGGCCCTTGTCCCTTGCAGGCCATGTAGGCTTTGACAGCCTCCCAGATCAGCTTGTCAACAAGTCCATCAGTCAGGGCTTCTGCTTCAACATTTTATGCATTGGTACTTTTCTTCACACACCATTTTTCTAAAAATATTACACACAACCATACTCAGGATAGACCAATATATCAGTCGAACAATATTTACCAATTGTTTATATACTGGCGTTAAACAATatgctgatttaaagtcaggcacatctgtGGGCAACCCAGTGACTGCtgaaattttttttattcaaatgtatATTTAAGTTCCTGAAAAACACCTGCATAGTAAATACTTTCAAACATTATGCTCAACTGATATTTCTTTTATTTGCCCGTTTCATATTTAACATATCAGTTTATTGATTAGTTTAATAAAAATTGGTCAAGTTTGAATTTaatactgagcagtgcacaaaataaaGATTATACAGTTGGATAAATTCTGTGTTCAAAAACGGATTCAGGTTCAAAAatggttattagtgacattttagcatgaaagtaAAGTGTAAAACATCTAGATATACACCCTAAAAGTTGGCCCAAATACTTGGCAGCACATATCCATCGGTTGAACGTGGCCTCTACTTATCGAAAATAGAACAACCAATATCGATCAATCTCTTAACCATACCGATCCAATTTGAGTGTCATCTTATAGAATATTTGAGTTGAATTCTATTAACGGGAACTGTTCAGACATTTCTAAGATGATCTCTTGTATCCCTGAACTGAAGAGCACCGGAGGAACTCACAACCGCTTCACACCCTAGAAGCACTCTATGCCTTTCTGGTATTTCTAAGATGTATATAAAAGTTTCTCCCAAATCTAAAAGCTTTTAGAGTTGTGTAATTTTTGATACTTTCAAGTAATCTTTGTAATTTAATAATGCAAATAAAATCCGATTGTTGTTTCCTTCCTCCAGGTGAAACCGGCATTGGGAAATCTACCCTCATGGACACCCTGTTTAACACAAACTTTGAGAATTTTGAGTCTTCTCACTTTGAACCTCAAGTGAAGCTGCGGGCTCAAACTTACGACCTGCAGGAAAGTAACGTGAGACTACGCCTCACTGTGGTCAACACCGTTGGATTTGGAGACCAAATGAACAAACAAGAAAGGTGTGGCTAAAAAGTGTATGAGCCAGCGTGTTTTAAGGGACATTGACTGACCCTGAAGAAAATATGTGTGATGATTTTTATGAAGACAGAGAGAGTTTTCTTTTTTGAAATGTATTGACTTTGCAATCTGAAATGTGTGTATAGCCCCCAAAGCACTCACCAGCACTATATTTATGTTCCGTAGCTACCAGCCAGTGGTGGATTACATTGACAAGCAGTTTGAGAGTTATCTTCAGGAGGAGCTAAAGATCAAGCGGTCTCTGCACAACTATCATGACTCACGAGTCCATGCCTGCCTTTACTTCATCTCCCCTTCAGGCCACTCCCTCAAATCCCTGGACTTAGTTACAATGAAGAAACTCGACAGCAAGGTAGGACATGAAGTAACTGAGgttttaatgttttgtttatCAATCCAGGATGGAGATTGATCCATCAGACATGTGGGTTCACAACCAAATCtgtgaataaaacacacacacacacaaagatcacCGTATAATTCTGTATGGTGAATAATCTGCGGATTACTTTGGTGTAACTGCATCAAATACTGGAGTAAAAATACTCTTGAGCCTCATACCAGCTTATAGTTTAGTCTTCTGTCACCACAGGTCAGATCTGAGTCTAAACAGTTAATTGAATTACATCAAAACGGGCCATTGGTCTGATTGTTTATCTAACCCGGAATAATGAAAGCATTAAATCACCCATCATTCCTGCTTTAGAACACACATTTCAGGAGAGAGAATTGATTTTGAAGCTGCAGGCAAATATTTGGTGTCTTTACTTGGCTTAGGTAGAACAAGTGATCACTATATTTCTGTTCTCTAAATAAAAAGGAGAAGTCGGAGTTTTGTCTCTAATAGATACATCGGAATATCGCACAGAAGTGGGAGGTTCTCAGTATTCAATAGTGTTTTGGAGTTTTAATTTGTGTATCAGAAACTATTCTGTAGTGGCCACTGGGGGAGTTTCACTATTCGTTCCCTCCCCTCTTAAAAACGGTCACCAACTTTCCCATGCTCTGTGTAGTTAGTTGTGTTTGGTTTTTTGTTGCCTTTGCGTAGTTTTCCTCTCGAGTGGTGGTAACACTATATTTGCGTGTGAAAGGAACCGAAAGAGCAGGGGAATTCTGTaatcacctcacacacacacacttgagctGTCCTTTTGTGCCACAGTGAGATACTCAAAAGGATCCAATTGTTGAGTCTGTAGCTGCGACTGACAGTCACTCACCCCGACAGCTGTTACAAGAGCTCTCCTAGCATGCATTTGTTTTCTTTGCTGGGTTTGGTGTGTACTctccctcagtgtgtgtgtgcgtgtgtgtgtgtgtgtgtggtccacaAGCTTGCCTAGTGGCAACAACTCATTCCAAGCCCCACTGTGCTACAGCAGGATGACAGAAAGGAATGTGGGACGAGTTTGGCAGCAGATGGACCAGCTCAGCCAGAAATAACATCTGAAGCATGGTTTATATAACACGTATCTGAAAACCGTTTGGAAGATGAAGTTGGTTATAGAAAAGCGATAAATGCAgttaaagcagcaatccagagttttcACCCTTTAGGAATTGTGTTAGCCTTGAAATCAAGACCAACCATAACAGTAGCAAAAGACTTAGCTCGGCAGGTTGTTTTAGACATGCTCCactggagcctcagcaggtcaCCGGAAGCCTCTTTACTTCCATGATTATGCCTGGAAGCCAAGAGGCTTCAGGTGCAATACATTCTTCTTCCTCTAGTTGGTGTCCCGAGAAAACAAATCCAGAGTTCTGCTTTGTATTGTTGGGGATGTTTTTCACCAGGTCCTGTGCTAAAgtttatatataaaaaaacaacaacaacaaataaataaccaaACAACAAAGCATAACGTGCACAAGTGGGAAAACGTTTTTCTAACAAACGTTCATCCAATCTCCCCGTAGGTAAACATCATTCCGGTGATCGCCAAAGCTGACACCATCAGTAAGAGCGAGCTACACAAGTTCAAGATCAAAATCATGAGTGAACTGGTCAGCAATGGTGTGCAGATCTACCAGTTCCCACTGGACGATGAGACCGTGGCCAAAGTCAACACCACTATGAATGTAAGGAGGAAGCGTGCGGCTAGATTTACCAGCAGGCTCCTTGATCTTTGGATTCGGGGTTTTCTGACATTTATTTGGGTTAATCAGTTCCTGTTTTCTTTTAAGTTAGTTCAAATTTAGAATTAAACTTCTAATTAGTTTATAGCTAAAAGTAAACCTGTAGATATAGCTTATGTAAACAATAAGCAATTTAAAAGTATGTAGCTGAATATTTTTGGACTATTTCATTCAAATTTCAATTATTGTGTAGGGTCATCTTCCGTTCGCTGTAGTCGGCAGCACCGAGGAAGTTTGTGTCGGCAATAAGATGGTG
This sequence is a window from Nothobranchius furzeri strain GRZ-AD chromosome 14, NfurGRZ-RIMD1, whole genome shotgun sequence. Protein-coding genes within it:
- the septin10 gene encoding septin 10, translated to MASSDVARHPDKGTRPLSLAGHVGFDSLPDQLVNKSISQGFCFNILCIGETGIGKSTLMDTLFNTNFENFESSHFEPQVKLRAQTYDLQESNVRLRLTVVNTVGFGDQMNKQESYQPVVDYIDKQFESYLQEELKIKRSLHNYHDSRVHACLYFISPSGHSLKSLDLVTMKKLDSKVNIIPVIAKADTISKSELHKFKIKIMSELVSNGVQIYQFPLDDETVAKVNTTMNGHLPFAVVGSTEEVCVGNKMVKARQYPWGVVQVENEHHCDFVKLREMLICVNMEDLREQTHTRHYELYRRCKLEEMGFKDTDPECKPVSLQQTYEAKRQEFLAELQKREDEMRQIFVQRVKEKEAELKEAERELQGRFEQLKRVHAEQKSTLEDKKRLLDEDQSSFNKRRAAAQLLQAQSLTVNGKKDKDRKNSGFM